One Aphidius gifuensis isolate YNYX2018 linkage group LG3, ASM1490517v1, whole genome shotgun sequence DNA window includes the following coding sequences:
- the LOC122851841 gene encoding meiosis-specific with OB domain-containing protein, producing the protein MSGVCKQPIFSLEPDTINCLVVGLIINSNNAKTYESRLSYGTRMRGVWTFTLKDSTEDTINVTIWGTADYVNKIFDKFHIGSVVDIINPKIQSRKSDDKSEMYTPNVSSQLMLSVNQGTAVIQEHDGPDKDHYESLLKIPLKSVTCARSLSSILTNIDQFANQYVDIFVVVTFVSELRNIVTKDGRSLVNRDFECLDGSTQTTLGFKLWEKEWVRRSGLWLPRQTVLFISDALVAHDKYKNKMTISIVRKTLITEDPAVPQTADVKKAIKTDFEYIPLDPYALPKIENIDNIMKIKDINERLNKKKIPVGGERDQFFTIVYATVTDIDMVNSTRNGVLITRCAMCKRLVLPENDSCMSLDCPSGNGSRRPMNILSLFFKLNLKDETGWLIGCRLTGDAAERALGCTPNEFKEMTLEERDKLKWKLALELCDVRLQVLGPTKTSQSALYNILSLTRLRGDDDYDDNDKTISQTYLNDNHT; encoded by the exons ATGAGTGGAGTTTGTAAACAACCGATATTCTCCTTGGAGCCAGATACTATAAATTGTCTAGTGGTTGGATTAATTATCAACAGTAATAATGCTAAAACCTACGAGTCACGATTGTCAT atgGTACACGAATGCGAGGAGTATGGACATTTACCTTGAAAGACTCCACCGAAGACACCATCAATGTCACGATTTGGGGAACTGCTGACTATgtcaacaaaatatttgataaatttcatattgGAAGTGTTGTTGATATTATCAATCCAAAAATTCAATCACGTAAAAGTGATGACAAGAGTGAAATGTATACACCAAATGTGTCAAGTCAATTGATGCTGAGTGTCAATCAAGGAACAGCTGTTATTCAAGAACATGATGGACCTGATAAAGATCACTATGAATCTCTGCTAAAAATTCCATTAAAAAGTGTTACATGTGCTCGTTCACTTAGCAGCATTTTGACAAACATTGATCAATTTGCAAATCAAtatgttgatatttttgttgttgttacatTT gtTTCAGAGTTGAGAAATATTGTAACAAAAGATGGTCGTTCACTTGTAAATCGTGATTTTGAATGTCTTGATGGATCAACACAAACAACACTTGGATTCAAACTCTGGGAAAAAGAATGGGTCAGAAGATCTGGTCTTTGGTTACCTCGACAAACTGTACTTTTTATTTCAGATGCACTTGTTGCTCAtgacaaatacaaaaataaaatgacaatatcAATTGTTAGAAAAACACTGATTACTGAGGACCCAGCTGTTCCTCAAACTGCTGATGTcaaaaaagctattaaaacAGATTTTGAATACATACCACTGGATCCATATGCTTTACCAAAAa ttgaaaatattgataacatTATGAAAATCAAGGACATAAATGaacgattaaataaaaaaaaaattccagttGGTGGTGAGAGAGATCAATTTTTTACCATTGTCTATGCAACTGTCACTGACATTGATATGGTAAATTCAACAAGAAATGGTGTTCTCATAACAagatg TGCAATGTGTAAAAGATTGGTGTTGCCTGAAAATGATTCATGTATGAGTCTTGATTGTCCAAGTGGAAATGGATCACGTCGTCCAATGAATATCCtcagtttatttttcaaattgaatcTCAAAGATGAAACTGGTTGGTTAATTGGTTGTCGATTAACTGGTGATGCTGCTGAACGTGCACTAGGATGTACACCCAATGAATTCAAG GAGATGACGTTAGAAGAGCGTGATAAACTGAAATGGAAATTGGCGCTTGAATTGTGTGACGTCAGATTACAGGTGTTGGGGCCAACAAAAACAAGTCAAAGTGCTCTTTACAACATCTTGTCATTAACACGACTTcgtggtgatgatgattatgacgataatgataaaacaataagtCAAACATATCTTAATGATAATCATACTtaa
- the LOC122851842 gene encoding uncharacterized protein LOC122851842 — translation MEINDSIEVMRDEMRKNLSIERKQCRGIEVNKNRVTLGSNVILDHGLKLNEVINKAQKLKKKTLDIEDYRMLQSALIQNEENINAFLSVENIIPAIIRDLSSSNPAIRLIAISCCCNIALGNNKACSALGRYAGPYLVAQLDSWNNSLLEVCIWTIGNLCNGSKLASEALHAQGCYKRLLSLLKECEATILPSVIYAIKHFLYSPSSKSISDEEIIKTAEIIINKLTENNMVDYLWILAILSSMVACRNILISITPTVFNYFINNLDNISTSVNEITAVLRIFANLIPEYSGDTANFLLNYKTIQVIFDKLLASQYTHVKKETLNILGNMYTHQVPQIRQKIKELIPKLTNLNHAVQLVKNTAGIAKL, via the exons ATGGAAATTAATGATTCAATTGAGGTTATGCGAGatgaaatgagaaaaaatttatcaatagaaCGTAAACAATGTCGTGGTATTGAGGTAAACAAAAATCGTGTGACATTAGGCAGTAATGTTATTCTTGACCATGGCTTGAAGTTGAATGAGGTCATTAACAAagcacaaaaattaaaaaaaaaaacattggacATTGAAGATTATCGAATGTTACAATCTGCCTTGATACAA aatgaagaaaatatcaacgcttttttatcagttgaaaatattattcctGCAATTATTCGTGATTTATCAAGTTCAAATCCAGCTATACGGCTTATTGCTAtaagttgttgttgtaatattGCATTGGGAAATAATAAAGCATGTTCAGCACTTGGCAGATATGCTGGGCCTTACTTAGTCGCACAATTAGACTCTTGGAACAACTCGTTattg GAAGTCTGCATTTGGACAATTGGAAATTTATGTAATGGTAGTAAATTAGCAAGTGAAGCTTTACATGCACAGGGATGTTACAAACGACTACTTTCCCTGTTGAAAGAATGTGAAGCAACAATTTTGCCATCCGTTATTTACGCAATTAAACATTTTCTATATTCACCTAGCTCTAAATCCAtcag cGATGAAGAAATCATTAAAACAGctgaaattattatcaataaattgactgaaaataatatgGTTGATTATTTATGGATATTggcaatattatcatcaatggTTGCTTGTAGGAATATCTTGATATCAATTACACCAacagtttttaattattttatcaataatcttgataatatttcaacgTCTGTTAATGAAATAACAGCAGTACTTAgaatttttgcaaatttaataCCAGAATATTCTGGTGACACTgctaattttcttttgaattataaaacaatCCAGGTTATCTTTGATAAACTATTAGCGAGTCAGTACACTCATGTGAAAAAAGAAACACTCAATATTTTAg GAAATATGTACACACATCAAGTGCCACAAATAAgacaaaaaatcaaagaattaATACCAAAATTAACAAATCTTAATCACGCAGTACAATTAGTCAAAAACACAGCTGGTATTgcaaagttataa
- the LOC122851844 gene encoding uncharacterized protein LOC122851844, whose translation MNLFNCDIKFLLLSIIIFCEFLITEQQPILSRNTYKGLKGVAPSDYVFDSGFNRAVYFYEQTVAVVDINKKNEMLNCDIIEVYESSEANEVLGNLSKTVKPSEVNFQQMTKLMHRCEVLDLMQRYDVKEKIQPKGALERANVFGTNALNLLSGILPGTKWCGTGDLAANYHDLGTEIEIDKCCRTHDLCPIKIKSKKSRYNLTNTSIYSKSHCDCDRIFYKCLKKTKNSQASLMGKLYFNVVKVGCIEDLPERIDDISTSRRFVPSQLSF comes from the exons atgaatttatttaactgtgatattaaatttttattattaagtattattattttttgtgaatttttaataactgaaCAGCAACCAATTTTATCGAGGAATACATATAAAGGACTGAAAGGGGTTGCTCCATCAGATTACGTTTTCGATTCAGGTTTTAATCgtgctgtttatttttatgaacaaactgttgctgttgttgatattaataaaaaaaatgaaatgctCAACTGTGATATTATTGAAGTTTA TGAATCAAGTGAAGCGAATGAGGTATTgggaaatttatcaaaaacagtTAAACCATCAGAagttaattttcaacaaatgacaaaattaatgCACAGATGTGAAGTACTTGATCTTATGCAGAGATATGATGTCAAGGAAAAAATTCAACCAAAAGGTGCTTTAGAGCGTGCTAATGTTTTTGGTACAAATGCTTTGAATTTATTGTCAGGAATATTACCAG gcACTAAGTGGTGTGGAACTGGGGATCTCGCAGCAAATTATCACGACCTTGGCACAGAGATTGAAATTGAcaa atgttGTCGAACTCATGATTTGTgtccaattaaaataaaaagtaaaaaaagtcgATATAATTTGACAAACACCTCAATTTACAGCAA atCTCACTGTGATTgtgatagaattttttataaatgtttaaaaaaaactaaaaattcacAAGCAAGTTTAATGGGAAAACTCTATTTTAATGTTGTGAAAGTTGGATGTATTGAAGATTTACCTGAGAGAATCGACGACATATCAACATCCCGAAGATTTGTACCAAGTCaactttcattttaa
- the LOC122851843 gene encoding uncharacterized protein LOC122851843: MDIEDMPTCSLYISRSNHQNHINTLNICQEITELPKTKLEEAIRLSCPTGNWNTSQTSCGIIVTFSLETDADRLVQRTNLAEIFDGPVQVARFSARDSRYRQSVYLRDVPWAIPLEDLSSALKKQGIPTGTIERCRQNVRVEVLEAAHFEQLLRQGLDFFGAARFNAIPERPTISWRSNNPTGGQNLPIINQQQFGTLPGINIDGADQSNGKNDGVLQCYRCQGFWHVAANCRHLPRCVRCGEQHSVEFCPRPRSNPICCHCSGSHHAAYRQCPVRLQLLNATPVSITLSTNRVIVTSQYSSNSQAKSDTSQGQQPQTSTAMR; encoded by the exons ATGGACATTGAGGATATGCCAACATGCTCATTATACATATCTCGTAGTAATCAtcaaaatcatattaataCATTGAATATATGTCAAGAAATAACGGAATTACCAAAGACAAAATTAGAAGAAGCAATACGTTTATCATGTCCAACTGGTAATTGGAATACAAGTCAAACATCTTGTGGAATTATTGTCACATTTTCACTTGAAACTGATGCTGATCGACTTGTCCAACGAACAAATCTTGCTGAAATATTTGATGGCCCAGTTCAA gTTGCTCGTTTTTCAGCAAGAGATTCCAGATATAGACAATCTGTTTATCTTCGTGATGTACCATGGGCTATTCCTCTAGAAGATCTCAGCTcagctttaaaaaaacaaggaaTTCCAACAGGAACAATCGAGAGATGTCGTCAAAACGTCAGAGTTGaa gtTCTTGAAGCAGCTCATTTTGAGCAACTTCTTCGACAAGGTCTAGATTTTTTTGGTGCAGCAAGATTTAATGCTATTCCTGAACGACCAACAATTTCATGGCGATCAAATAATCCAACTGGAGGACAAAATCTTccaattattaatcaacaacaatttgGTACATTACCAGGTATTAATATTGATGGTGCTGAtcaatcaaatggaaaaaatgatGGAGTTTTACAGTGTTACCGTTGTCAAGGATTTTGGCATGTCGCTGCAAATTGTCGACATTTACCAAGATGTGTTAGATGTGGAGAACAGCATAGTGTTGAATTTTGTCCGAGACCACGAAGTAATCCCATATGTTGTCATTGTTCAGGTTCTCATCATGCAG cttATCGTCAGTGTCCAGTACGTCTCCAGCTTCTAAATGCAACACCCGTTAGTATAACTTTGAGCACAAACCGTGTTATAGTAACTAGTCAGTACTCGTCAAATTCTCAAGCAAAATCTGATACATCACAAGGTCAGCAACCTCAAACATCAACAGCAATgcgttaa